The Sabethes cyaneus chromosome 3, idSabCyanKW18_F2, whole genome shotgun sequence DNA window ttttgagtagtttttgcacAGTGACAATATGCAATTCTACTCATTTTTTGACAGCCCCATACAACGAttaaaaaatgagtagtttcaactcagTCACTGAGTAGCCCTGGCTAAGCGtgtacagacgcgcaaagagaaaaattaccaattcggcaacactttttttttgtttattttatttaaacagttttggcaaccagtcagaataggatcaatctccctataatcagcagtaagttgcgtgaatcgcgaggtatgttccatggaacttcgcgaattacgacgcatattttgcaaattgaacaagccaattgaatttttcaaagcattatatgatatatcgagtgtaactaatccatatgttgttagtaaatcaatagttaaagttttaatatttcaggtagattgcaaaacttagtcttccctgcctatacgaaacacaagtttgtttacattgctcatttggtgtctcgatttgacggttcgattggtgttttatgccacggtctttgcgcgtctgtagattatctaccgtctgtaatgCTAGGTTTTTcgttctctttcctgcatacgcgttggataggttgtctgctcgattggaatgacactgacagataattatcattccaattttgacattgtcgccactctgtatatagtcactctaggccAATAGTATCCAGTTGCTGTTGAGTGTTGACAGGTTAGGAGAGGACTGCTTCTGCTTGCTCATCGTTTAATTTGTTGTGTTGAGCAATACGTGAAAGTCTATTATTGCAAACATAAATTATTCACATGGCTgacaaagaaaataaagaaaaatccaAGGTGGATCTTGGTCTATTAGAAGAAGATGACGAGTTCGAGGAGTTTCCTGCCGAAGGTAACCTCATTTTTCAATCACATCAAATTCGATTGTTTTAGTTTCGTTCGTAATGCCTCTACATTGTAAAAATACTACGTACGAGCGTCTAAGCAAGAAGAATTTGGAATTGTAACAAAAGTTACCACttcgaaaaatgatttttttcaatgctttacAAATGTGTAGATTGGGCTGGTAATAAAGAAGATGAAGAGGAACTCAGTGTTTGGGAGGATAACTGGGATGACGATAACGTAGAAGATGACTTCAACCAGCAACTTCGGTCACAGCTTGAAAAGCAGAAACCAACCTGAGATTAATTTTCCAGATAATTCATTGAATCAAATAAATATATCTAAAAGTTCtggcttttttttatttcaaatacgTCCGTCTGTTTCGTCGTCTTCCTTGACCGCAATCTTAGTACCTAGAAACCTGAAAGCTTCGAACTGCCCTATTTTGTTCCCATCCTTGTAATGATACGATCGAAAACATACTTGGCAAATGTAGGCAGGATCAAAGATGTGTTGATCACTATTTTTTACGATATAGTTTGCTTCGCAATGCCCACATATATTACAAGGAATAGATCGTGGAAAAGCATAGGAGTTAAGAATAGGATATCGCCTTCGCTCTAATACATCAGAAGTGGCTAGCAGTCGACAATCAGAAATCACAAATATATGTTCACAATTTCCATGATGTTGGTAAACCTAAATGAAAGGATGACTGTTAATTTCTGTAACAATGTATGTATACTCATTAGTGTTACCTGTGGGTACCCCAGCCGGAATATAAGCtgttcaaatttggtttcatgcATAGAGCCAATTTTTAACGGACACACATTCTTCTGTTTATCAGCCCAATTCCTAATAACCTCTGAGTAGTCAAAATTCTTTGGATTTCTCATATCGTTGTAAAACGTATTATGTATGAAAAAGAAACCAGAGTTAGGACGCAATTCGTCTTTTTTCTGCAAGTCCCCTTGTGGGTCTTCACTAATGTCGAAGAACGGTCCCATGTCGCATTGACAGTAGATTTTATCACGTAGTTCGCTTAGAAATTGTGACCCAAGTACATAAAATTCTTGATGAAACTTGGGGTGCCCTAATCGTACACCTGGTTTGTATTTAAATGGTTCGTAGAATCGCACCTCCAAGAGCATCTCAGAGAAAGGCTCCAAATCGGTTTGTTCCTGACTGCCCATAAATGTATACTTGTGCTTATTATAGCGAATCTTCGAATCCAAGTTTTTTCGTACTTTGCCGGTTATCTTCATAGCATTCTGAACACAATTGAAACGGTTCGCCTTATCAGACACTTCAGCtggtttttgtatattttgtattttagcTGGATGAAACGGTATTTTTCGAGGATCTCTCTCACTGGCCAAATGTTCCAAATCGACCGTCAGTAAAACATCCTTAAATTGCTTTTCTGAGCCGCTGAAATTTATAGCTAAACGAATATCGTCCTCCGTAACCGGAACGCCGTCCCAACCAGCCAGTAATATTTCCTGTCGAAAACTATCGAGTACTTGTTTCACGTTTATGACTTTATTGGTCTTTGgtttatagattttttccatgttttgTCTAGTATCTTATGTAGTATTTTATCACAACATATCAAACCGTTTAACCCACTTTACGCATTTTACAAGTAAGGCAAAGAAAAGAAGACATAATAAATATACACTCTACCAGGAAAGTACCTAATGAAAACGTCGAAATCACCTAAATTTAGGTAAAGCTGTatgtttatccagctttttacgagccataatggcggacgtgttcgtaatatttgaacagcatttttgacatttccctaatacagcgcacgttttcttttcgtGCGTTCACGgtgaaactaaaggaatgtacggaaagaaaacgggcGATGTATtatagggaaatgtcaaaaatgctgttcaaatattacgaacgcgtccgccattatggctcgtaaaaagcctGATACCAGTTAGGTAAAAATTACTAATGAAAATTAGGTAAAAATTACTAATCGCATCACTAAACCTGATTTACCTAATTTTAGGTGAAAAAGTGTTAGCGTATTTTTTCGATTTCTGCACGCCATTTTGTCGCTGCGGTTGCATCAGGTTGCGGCGTGCAAAGGAAAACAGGTAAATTAGTTTATTTTATCTTATAgtttattattgtcaattgcaaggaaaattgtaccatccaaagtgcgatatcgctcataaaagtgctattttagcttaaatcgtttcggtatcttcggcgcactttttcgctatcttccaagcaataagtgcgccgaagagaccgaaacgatttaagctaaaatagcacttttgagcgatatcgcactttggatggtacaattttccttgcaattgacaatattgaatcttattttttattatccGTTTCAGATATCGTGTTCGGTTTGGAGATATTTTTCTACTGTCGTCGGCTGTTTGCTGCTACTTCCGTCTGCTGTCGGCAGCTGTATTGTATCATActggtaattttttttatagattcATTTGCCTCATTTCTGCATCCCGATCGGgcccgttccgatcagaaaccaTATTCTGGATTCTGATTGGAACCGGCTCCGGCCGGTATGCAGAATAGAGGCGGCCTCATTTCTGCATCCCGATCGGgcccgttccgatcagaaaccaTATTCTGGATTCTGATCGGAACCAGCTCCGACCGGTATGCAGAATAAAGGCAATATTCTTAAAAATTACCGATAAGGAGCactatattttaattatttatttgtttcagatTCGCGTCTTCGGTTTGGTGAAACATTTTACTGCTGTTTCCTGTTCGCGGCTGCCCTTTTCGACTATTTGCTGCAGCTTCCGTCTGTCGTCGGCTGGTGTTTCCGACTGCTGCTATTCGTTATATTATACGGGTAATTTTTAATAGATTCATTTGCCTCATTTCTGCATCCCGATCGGgcccgttccgatcagaaaccaTATTCTGGATTCTGATCAGAACCAGCTCCGACCGGTATGCAGAATAAAGGCGATCAGAAACCATATTCTGGATTCTGATCAGAACCAGCTCCGACCGGTATGCAGAATAAAGGCGATCAGAAACCATATTCTGGATTCTGATCAGAACCAGCTCCGACCGGTATGCAGAATAAAGGTAATATTCAGAAACTATTGTCTAATTTTAGGTCATGGAAAACGAAAATTTTAATGGTAAGTAAAATTTTTAATCTGCACCTTAAATTTTGCATCATTGTAATGTACGTATGTGGAAGGTTTctagtggcgactcgtgggtgTTCAGCTTGCCTGTTCAATCAACGAAATATACAAATCGTCGTAATCAAGTGCTTCATTCGATTACTACCGAACGTTGTAAGTGCAAACACATTGTTTATTTGTTCCTTAGTGCTTAGAATGGGTCTTCACATCTGCAGAAAAATGATTTAAATCTGCAAAACTGAACTTTGGCTAGGCAGCTTTATTAGTACTGCCCTTGAATAGCAAACAAGGCCaacaaaacaatttattcaATTTACTCATACTTATTTCATAGCATTGACCGTTGAAATTCTGGtgcatttctgttttctttGATTTGTATCTAGATTTTAGTTCCTGTATTGCATGATGTGGCACTGCACTTTTTACCGACATCAATTTTTTTCCGTTCatcaattcaaaatttcgtaCAGCAAAAGATTATTTCTAAATATCAtccttttcctttcctttttttcgggttatccaactggtcgcttaatagcgtataaaactctgcgctgggcccttttgtgttgtcaacaaagtgtcagggagacctcaaacatcaattctacctgacgagacaggcactggcgcccactaaaacacaggtagagccccaagcatagccgtcacgcctatacccgcaggcggaggcgtttcggccctgcgcggactccacgaactgactctaagatctctctgccaaaggccggaatgtcatattttaaatataatgatgatgatgacgatgatgatgataatgatgatgatgacgatgatgatgataatgatgatgatgagaagaaaaataatagatcgaatttgtaaatgtgctttggactttttgtaccactcgagttgcaatatgtggtatagtgaagaagtggagaattcgtcagccccgcctgacactggtcttcaaccgcgcgcacGCTTTTAGTttcccaacacaaacaaccacaaatgaaccaatagataagacaaatttcggagcaactcggatcaacttatcagggcaaatttaatctttcatccccttagcattcacaatgcattcccacgatacaaagtaaattgagcgcagcacaagctggacgttcgcggtagtcgacagaagcttcaaaatatagactcGCCcgccgagaccaaagtgctgtaaagctctgggcttaaacgtctctttaagactcgaccccttcccatagacagagcccgcgggcagccatcagagctcaggacagccacggggccagtgcaaaatcctactctatctagcagcaccgcctagccgaaacttgaacacgcgacacgaattgacctaattttcccatctgctacctaagaagtgctattacccgtaatcattacagagtggtccttcggcatccaatcggatctggtatcccgcttacatccccttactaac harbors:
- the LOC128742743 gene encoding snRNA-activating protein complex subunit 3, translating into MEKIYKPKTNKVINVKQVLDSFRQEILLAGWDGVPVTEDDIRLAINFSGSEKQFKDVLLTVDLEHLASERDPRKIPFHPAKIQNIQKPAEVSDKANRFNCVQNAMKITGKVRKNLDSKIRYNKHKYTFMGSQEQTDLEPFSEMLLEVRFYEPFKYKPGVRLGHPKFHQEFYVLGSQFLSELRDKIYCQCDMGPFFDISEDPQGDLQKKDELRPNSGFFFIHNTFYNDMRNPKNFDYSEVIRNWADKQKNVCPLKIGSMHETKFEQLIFRLGYPQVYQHHGNCEHIFVISDCRLLATSDVLERRRYPILNSYAFPRSIPCNICGHCEANYIVKNSDQHIFDPAYICQVCFRSYHYKDGNKIGQFEAFRFLGTKIAVKEDDETDGRI